The Mesorhizobium loti genome includes a region encoding these proteins:
- a CDS encoding TIGR01620 family protein — MTAPRKPAAFRIEPEATSRQEAPETHRAQTGSRVQADTQRKPRAMKTDVAMVIPAEVDVFDEPDIIAAEPPPAVAPRKRSLLGSIFFGAFGVLVSLAVGLWTDQLIRDLFARAEWLGWLAAGMAAIAVLALVVILIREFLAIARLAEVEKLQKRALDAIARDDPKAARSVVDELSAFVAAKPETAAGRRALAELRGEIIDGGNLVRLAEAEILGPLDAKARVMILEAAKRVSLVTAVSPRALVDVAYVVFEAGRLIRRLSELYGGRPGTLGFFRLARSVLAHLAVTGSIAVGDSFVQQIVGHGLAARLSAKLGEGVVNGMMTARIGIAAMETARPLPFSAAKRPGLGDFLSALTSFATRKDGETTSSGK, encoded by the coding sequence ATGACCGCGCCCCGCAAGCCGGCTGCATTCCGCATCGAGCCGGAAGCCACATCGAGACAAGAAGCGCCGGAGACGCACCGCGCCCAGACCGGTAGCCGTGTCCAGGCCGACACCCAGCGCAAACCCCGCGCGATGAAGACCGATGTCGCGATGGTCATACCGGCGGAAGTCGACGTCTTCGACGAGCCTGACATCATTGCCGCGGAGCCGCCACCGGCCGTCGCCCCCAGGAAACGCTCGCTGCTTGGCAGCATCTTCTTCGGCGCCTTTGGTGTGCTGGTTTCGCTGGCTGTCGGCCTGTGGACCGATCAGCTCATACGCGACCTCTTTGCACGCGCCGAATGGCTGGGCTGGCTGGCCGCGGGCATGGCCGCCATCGCCGTGCTGGCGCTTGTGGTGATCCTGATTCGCGAGTTCCTGGCCATCGCCCGCCTCGCCGAGGTCGAAAAGCTACAGAAGCGGGCGCTCGATGCGATCGCCCGTGACGATCCCAAGGCGGCACGATCGGTCGTCGACGAATTGTCGGCCTTTGTCGCGGCCAAACCCGAGACCGCGGCCGGCCGGCGCGCGCTGGCCGAACTGCGCGGCGAAATCATCGACGGCGGTAACCTGGTGCGTCTGGCCGAAGCCGAAATTCTCGGGCCACTCGATGCCAAGGCAAGGGTGATGATTCTCGAGGCCGCCAAACGCGTCTCGCTGGTGACGGCGGTCAGTCCGCGCGCACTTGTCGATGTCGCCTACGTCGTGTTCGAGGCCGGGCGGCTCATTCGCCGCCTGTCGGAGCTCTATGGCGGACGGCCAGGAACGCTGGGTTTCTTCCGCCTGGCGCGCAGCGTGCTGGCGCATCTGGCGGTCACCGGTTCGATCGCGGTCGGCGACAGTTTCGTCCAGCAGATCGTTGGTCACGGCCTGGCGGCGCGCCTTTCGGCCAAGCTCGGCGAGGGCGTCGTCAACGGCATGATGACGGCGCGCATCGGCATCGCGGCGATGGAGACGGCGCGCCCCCTGCCCTTCAGCGCCGCGAAGCGTCCCGGACTGGGCGATTTCCTCTCGGCGCTGACATCGTTTGCAACCAGGAAAGATGGTGAAACAACCTCGTCCGGCAAGTGA
- a CDS encoding histidine phosphatase family protein gives MSRLYLLRHAKAGWALPGMRDFDRPLDASGRADAEMMGAAMRSRFYVPDLTLCSNAKRAKETLEGLAGQTDTGRVLFFDTLYSADAAGYLHLIRDNGGVGSLLVIGHNPMTEDLAMAVSGDGEETARVTLNHGFPTSGLAVVRFDGDLAKAAQGAGYLEAFLTPADL, from the coding sequence GTGAGCAGGCTTTATTTGTTGCGACATGCCAAGGCTGGCTGGGCGCTGCCCGGCATGCGCGATTTCGATCGCCCGCTCGATGCATCCGGCCGCGCCGATGCCGAAATGATGGGCGCCGCCATGCGCTCCCGCTTCTATGTTCCGGACCTGACGCTGTGCTCCAATGCCAAACGTGCCAAGGAGACGCTGGAAGGCCTGGCCGGCCAGACCGACACCGGCCGGGTCCTGTTCTTCGACACGCTCTACAGCGCGGACGCGGCCGGTTACCTCCACCTTATCAGGGACAATGGCGGGGTGGGTTCATTGCTGGTCATCGGCCACAACCCGATGACGGAAGATCTTGCCATGGCGGTTTCGGGCGACGGCGAAGAGACGGCGCGGGTCACGCTCAACCATGGGTTCCCGACCTCGGGCCTGGCGGTCGTGCGCTTCGACGGTGACCTCGCAAAAGCCGCCCAGGGCGCCGGCTATCTCGAAGCGTTCCTGACGCCGGCCGATCTCTGA
- the dksA gene encoding RNA polymerase-binding protein DksA, with translation MNDIVTADYVPSEDEPFMNERQKSYFRSKLVTWKNDILREARETLEILQQENANHPDLADRASSETDRAIELRARDRQRKLIAKIDSALQRIDEGTYGYCEETGEPIALKRLDARPIATLSIEAQERHERREKVYRDD, from the coding sequence ATGAACGACATCGTTACCGCCGATTACGTACCCTCCGAAGACGAGCCGTTCATGAACGAGCGGCAGAAATCCTACTTCCGCTCAAAGCTCGTCACCTGGAAGAACGACATATTGCGCGAAGCGCGCGAAACACTGGAAATCCTGCAGCAAGAGAACGCCAACCACCCCGATCTGGCCGATCGCGCCTCTTCGGAAACCGACCGTGCCATCGAACTCAGGGCCCGCGACCGTCAGCGAAAGCTCATTGCGAAGATCGATTCCGCCCTGCAGCGGATCGACGAAGGCACCTACGGCTATTGCGAGGAAACCGGCGAGCCGATCGCGCTGAAGCGGCTCGATGCGCGTCCGATCGCGACGTTGTCGATCGAAGCGCAGGAGCGGCATGAGCGCCGCGAAA